Proteins from a genomic interval of Danio rerio strain Tuebingen ecotype United States chromosome 4, GRCz12tu, whole genome shotgun sequence:
- the lrrn3b gene encoding leucine-rich repeat neuronal protein 3, producing the protein MKDISFMDYLLVGLAMATFVIAAEEKISCPKLCVCEIRPWFSPSSVYMEAPTIDCNDLGLFKLPTRLPLDTQVLLLQTNNIAKNEHPLDYLTNITEIDLSQNNLSSINDINIGSLPQLLSLHMEENWICSLPDNSLSQLTNLQELYLNHNLISLISPEAFRGLQSLLRLHLNSNRLQIIKSEWFEPLPNLEILMIGENPVLSIQDMNFKPLRNLRSLVLTRMNLSQIPDDSFLGLDNLESISFYDNTFPKVPHGALRHLKSLKFLDLNKNPIGRIQRGDFVDMLHLKELGINSMPELVSIDSFALNNLPELTKIEATNNPKLSYIHPNAFYRLPRLETLMLNGNALSALHRITVESLPNLREVSMHSNPIRCDCVVRWMNMNKTNIRFMEPDSLFCVEPPEYEGQHVRQVHFREMMEICLPLISSESLPTQISMDRGRSVSLHCRAFAEPEPDIYWVTPSGRRVIPNAVFERFYMHPEGTLDIYDITENEAGLYTCVAHNLVGADLKSVSVQVNGYFPQPVNDSLYVSVQSVQTHSVLITWKASHGSLAPNIKWYTMPGANYPTVAFTARVPSDVTLYNLTHLSPATQYKVCVDIHSVHRNHDTKCVNVLTKGLEQIVNDSESWDMALIAAFGVLFIVMSVACFLIYMFMRNHCIYGELKRCPSNTALMSETSQQSPFTRLWISGKGMPAAVEVKATVINVLDNAF; encoded by the coding sequence ATGAAGGACATATCTTTTATGGATTATTTGCTTGTGGGCCTTGCAATGGCAACGTTTGTTATTGCTGCAGAGGAGAAAATCAGTTGTCCAAAACTTTGTGTATGTGAAATCAGACCCTGGTTTTCCCCTAGCTCTGTCTATATGGAGGCTCCCACGATTGATTGTAATGACCTGGGACTTTTTAAACTACCCACGAGATTGCCATTAGATACACAAGTTCTTTTACTTCAGACCAATAATATTGCTAAAAACGAGCACCCTTTGGATTATCTGACCAACATCACTGAGATTGATCTCTCGCAAAACAACCTATCATCAATAAATGACATCAATATTGGCTCTCTCCCTCAACTCTTATCCCTGCACATGGAGGAAAACTGGATATGTTCCCTACCAGACAACAGCCTTTCCCAACTGACCAACCTTCAGGAGCTCTACCTGAATCACAACCTCATCTCCTTAATTTCTCCCGAGGCTTTCCGTGGCCTTCAGAGCCTCCTGAGACTGCATCTCAACTCCAACCGTCTTCAGATCATAAAAAGTGAATGGTTTGAGCCACTACCAAATTTGGAAATTCTAATGATTGGGGAAAATCCTGTCCTTTCTATTCAGGATATGAACTTCAAGCCTTTGAGAAACCTGCGCAGCCTGGTTCTTACTAGAATGAACCTGTCCCAGATACCAGATGACTCATTTCTGGGTCTTGACAACCTAGAGAGCATCTCATTCTATGATAATACATTCCCTAAGGTGCCCCATGGTGCTCTCAGGCATCTTAAGAGCCTCAAGTTTTTGGATCTTAACAAGAACCCAATTGGAAGAATTCAAAGGGGTGACTTTGTGGACATGCTGCACCTTAAGGAGCTGGGCATTAACAGTATGCCTGAGTTGGTGTCAATTGATAGTTTTGCCCTCAACAACCTCCCAGAACTGACCAAAATTGAAGCTACGAACAACCCAAAACTTTCCTATATACATCCTAATGCCTTCTATAGGCTACCGAGGCTGGAAACTCTAATGCTGAATGGTAACGCTCTAAGTGCCCTGCACAGGATCACAGTGGAGTCGCTCCCAAACCTTCGTGAGGTTAGCATGCATTCCAACCCTATCCGCTGTGACTGCGTTGTACGGTGGATGAACATGAACAAGACAAACATCCGTTTCATGGAGCCTGACTCCCTGTTCTGTGTGGAACCTCCCGAGTATGAAGGTCAGCACGTGCGTCAGGTTCACTTCAGAGAGATGATGGAGATCTGTCTACCTCTCATCTCTTCAGAGAGCCTTCCCACACAAATTAGCATGGATCGTGGGAGATCTGTGTCCCTGCACTGCCGTGCCTTTGCTGAACCTGAGCCAGACATATACTGGGTGACTCCATCCGGGAGAAGGGTCATCCCGAATGCTGTTTTTGAGAGATTCTACATGCACCCTGAAGGCACGCTTGATATTTACGACATCACTGAGAACGAGGCTGGATTGTACACTTGTGTGGCACACAATCTTGTTGGGGCGGACCTGAAATCTGTCTCGGTGCAGGTAAACGGATACTTCCCACAACCTGTCAATGACTCACTGTATGTAAGCGTTCAATCTGTTCAGACCCATTCTGTGTTGATAACCTGGAAGGCCTCTCATGGTAGCCTGGCCCCAAACATTAAGTGGTATACGATGCCTGGTGCAAATTATCCAACCGTGGCATTTACAGCTAGGGTACCATCTGACGTGACACTATACAACCTTACACATCTCAGCCCTGCTACCCAGTACAAAGTGTGTGTGGACATTCACAGCGTCCACCGTAATCATGACACCAAGTGTGTCAATGTCCTAACTAAAGGATTAGAACAAATTGTGAATGACTCCGAGAGTTGGGACATGGCACTGATTGCTGCTTTTGGTGTGCTTTTTATTGTGATGTCAGTGGCTTGCTTTCTGATTTATATGTTTATGAGGAACCACTGCATTTATGGAGAACTGAAGCGATGCCCTTCCAATACAGCACTGATGTCGGAGACCAGCCAGCAATCACCCTTTACAAGGCTTTGGATTTCTGGGAAAGGGATGCCAGCAGCTGTTGAAGTGAAAGCCACAGTCATAAATGTATTGGACAATGCCTTTTAA